In a single window of the Coprothermobacter proteolyticus DSM 5265 genome:
- a CDS encoding adenosine-specific kinase — protein MEILLVPVEKEEQQNVILGQAHFIKTVEDLHEAIVNSNYNIRFGLAFNEASGPRLIRFSGNDDKLIELAKKNAMNIGAGHFFIIVMEEGYPINVLNAIKNVPEVAHIYAAGANPMQVIVAKTDMGNAVLGVVDGFSPLGFEDEEAVKDRKDLLRKIGYKL, from the coding sequence GTGGAAATCCTATTAGTGCCTGTGGAGAAGGAAGAGCAGCAAAATGTTATTTTAGGACAAGCACATTTTATAAAAACGGTTGAAGATCTCCATGAAGCCATAGTAAACAGTAACTACAATATACGTTTTGGGCTCGCATTCAATGAAGCTTCTGGCCCACGGCTGATCAGGTTTAGTGGCAATGACGACAAGCTAATCGAATTAGCTAAGAAGAATGCCATGAACATTGGTGCAGGTCACTTTTTTATCATCGTCATGGAAGAAGGTTACCCAATCAATGTGCTAAATGCCATTAAGAATGTCCCTGAAGTGGCTCACATTTATGCTGCAGGCGCTAATCCTATGCAAGTAATAGTTGCTAAAACTGACATGGGGAACGCTGTTCTTGGAGTGGTTGATGGCTTTTCTCCACTTGGTTTTGAAGACGAGGAAGCCGTAAAAGACCGTAAAGATTTACTTAGAAAGATTGGCTACAAGCTTTGA
- a CDS encoding ABC transporter permease — translation MIMLARRNLTVFFRDKAAVFFSLLSALIVFGLYIFFLGDLWTSNLESIVNGQEIMDSWLIAGLLTITSFTSAMGAYGVMVEDKARGISKDFYASPVSRKNIVAGYVLSALVTGFIVGVITLVLGEVYIVSNGGKWLDVFSFIEVIGALIITSVMNNSLLFVLVSFFSTPVSFSAASTLVGTLIGFITGIYVPTGVLSNSMQWVIKLFPVSHAGALLRQIIMDKPLSLGFGAVPVDKVLDVKETLGVVFSFGGQPMEPWMHVLVILGTAVLFFSLGVVIVSRTKNFT, via the coding sequence ATGATCATGCTTGCTCGAAGAAACTTAACAGTGTTTTTCCGTGATAAGGCAGCTGTTTTCTTTTCGCTCTTATCTGCTTTGATTGTATTTGGTCTTTATATATTCTTTCTCGGAGATTTGTGGACCTCAAACCTTGAAAGCATAGTTAACGGGCAAGAGATCATGGATAGTTGGCTCATTGCGGGTCTTTTGACAATCACCTCTTTTACTTCGGCCATGGGCGCTTATGGGGTCATGGTGGAAGACAAAGCAAGAGGAATCTCAAAGGATTTTTATGCCAGCCCGGTTAGTAGAAAAAACATAGTGGCAGGTTATGTACTGTCAGCGCTTGTTACAGGGTTTATTGTAGGTGTGATTACATTGGTGCTGGGCGAAGTCTACATTGTATCTAACGGAGGTAAATGGTTGGATGTTTTCTCCTTCATAGAGGTCATCGGAGCTCTGATAATCACTTCGGTGATGAATAACAGTTTATTGTTTGTACTTGTATCTTTCTTTTCCACTCCTGTTTCATTTTCTGCTGCTAGTACCCTTGTCGGAACCCTAATTGGTTTTATAACTGGCATTTATGTTCCTACTGGGGTACTGTCCAACTCTATGCAGTGGGTGATAAAGTTGTTTCCAGTTTCTCATGCAGGAGCATTGCTTAGGCAGATTATCATGGATAAACCGTTGTCGCTGGGATTTGGCGCAGTTCCTGTGGACAAAGTACTTGATGTGAAGGAAACGCTTGGAGTGGTGTTTTCTTTTGGAGGGCAACCAATGGAACCTTGGATGCATGTGCTAGTGATTTTAGGAACTGCCGTGCTCTTTTTCTCATTGGGAGTTGTTATCGTTTCCAGAACTAAGAATTTCACTTAA
- a CDS encoding ABC transporter ATP-binding protein, protein MLGNSKIIEVDNLEKSYGDVHAVKGISFYVEEGKLFAFLGPNGAGKSTTVDILCTVLKPDSGTVVIDGNILGKEDDAIRQSIGVVFQYGVLDKTLTVWENLMFRASLYGLDMASAREAVVRACQLAAVTEIVNRPYGNLSGGQRRRCDIARALVHTPKVLFLDEPTTGLDPQTRKRMWDLIIHMKEQLGTTVFITTHYMEEAAQADYVIVIDDGQIVAKGTPLELKEKYASDRLILVSSNTSKVVELFRTRGVDFAVNGDKISVALKTSLDALPLLELCKQYLLSFEVVLGSMDEAFIAITGKEIRE, encoded by the coding sequence TTGTTAGGCAATTCAAAGATCATTGAAGTGGATAACTTAGAAAAATCGTATGGGGATGTACATGCAGTCAAAGGAATCAGTTTCTATGTTGAGGAAGGGAAGCTGTTTGCCTTTCTTGGTCCCAATGGAGCTGGGAAATCTACAACTGTTGACATACTCTGCACTGTACTGAAGCCCGATAGCGGGACTGTGGTCATTGACGGCAACATTTTGGGAAAAGAAGATGATGCCATAAGGCAGTCCATAGGAGTGGTGTTCCAATATGGTGTTTTAGATAAAACGCTGACAGTATGGGAAAACCTAATGTTCAGGGCTTCCTTATATGGGCTTGACATGGCATCTGCTCGAGAAGCGGTGGTACGTGCTTGCCAGTTGGCAGCAGTAACCGAGATCGTTAACCGCCCCTATGGAAACCTCTCTGGCGGGCAGCGTAGGCGATGCGACATTGCCAGGGCGCTAGTTCATACACCGAAGGTACTTTTTTTGGATGAACCTACTACGGGATTGGATCCTCAAACCAGAAAAAGAATGTGGGACCTGATTATTCATATGAAGGAACAGCTTGGCACTACTGTGTTTATAACTACTCATTACATGGAAGAGGCAGCACAGGCTGACTATGTTATCGTCATCGATGATGGACAAATCGTTGCTAAAGGCACCCCCTTGGAACTAAAAGAAAAGTACGCTTCTGACAGGTTAATCTTAGTGAGTTCAAACACTAGCAAGGTTGTAGAGCTCTTTCGCACCAGAGGTGTTGACTTTGCCGTGAATGGTGACAAAATCAGTGTTGCTTTAAAAACATCGCTTGATGCATTGCCATTATTGGAGCTTTGTAAGCAGTATTTACTTTCCTTTGAAGTTGTCTTGGGTTCCATGGACGAAGCATTCATAGCAATTACAGGGAAGGAGATAAGGGAATGA
- a CDS encoding carboxymuconolactone decarboxylase family protein, translating into MAKRNIKEEAKELNEGMAQLASEIPGVMKGFNEVHHAATADGALSTKEKELIALGIAVAVRCSHCIVAHVGSALQAGATREEIMEALGVAIMMSGGPGVAYSVEAMEVLEGLTQ; encoded by the coding sequence ATGGCAAAGAGGAATATTAAAGAGGAAGCGAAGGAACTCAACGAGGGAATGGCTCAATTGGCGAGCGAGATCCCAGGGGTTATGAAAGGGTTCAATGAAGTTCATCATGCTGCAACAGCCGACGGAGCACTTTCCACGAAAGAAAAGGAACTCATTGCCTTGGGAATTGCTGTTGCAGTGAGGTGTTCTCACTGCATCGTAGCTCACGTTGGATCAGCTTTACAAGCCGGTGCAACTAGAGAAGAAATAATGGAAGCTTTAGGTGTGGCGATTATGATGAGTGGCGGTCCTGGAGTTGCATATTCAGTTGAAGCCATGGAGGTTCTTGAGGGCTTGACGCAGTGA
- the dtd gene encoding D-aminoacyl-tRNA deacylase produces the protein MILVISRVSSASITCDGKEIGSIDKGLVCFVGLEKGDNTENVRRGALKVSDIKIFENENGRLGLSLKDIDGSVMAVSNFTLAGFVEGRRLSFDNALPFEEAKSLFEEFCNSLDAKKKVCSVFGSYMEITMKHDGPVNVIFRI, from the coding sequence ATGATACTTGTAATCTCTCGAGTGAGCAGTGCATCTATTACTTGTGATGGGAAAGAGATCGGATCTATTGACAAGGGACTTGTATGTTTTGTAGGTCTGGAAAAAGGAGACAACACTGAAAACGTTAGAAGAGGAGCTTTAAAGGTTAGTGACATCAAAATTTTCGAGAATGAGAATGGGCGGCTAGGCTTATCTTTGAAGGACATTGACGGCAGTGTAATGGCTGTAAGTAATTTTACCTTGGCTGGCTTTGTAGAAGGTAGAAGGCTGTCTTTTGATAACGCTTTGCCTTTTGAAGAGGCGAAATCGTTGTTTGAGGAGTTTTGTAACAGTTTGGATGCGAAGAAAAAGGTTTGTAGTGTGTTCGGATCGTACATGGAAATAACGATGAAGCACGACGGTCCTGTTAATGTTATTTTTAGGATATAA
- a CDS encoding RelA/SpoT family protein — protein MDSLKKLKDELVTKVSSYIGDPEKIERAIEFAGVAHSGQKRRSGEDYMVHPLRVALILAELYADQESIIAGILHDVVEDTPVTLRDVEENFGTEVALLVDGLTKLRKLPKGTGWEGAQKENLRKLFLSAAQDPRVVIVKLADRLHNMRTIQYLPADKQKRVAKETLDIYAPLAHRLGVYRIRWELEDLAFKTLYPEQYEYISTLVNQKLRGQREVIEEARTKVEDMLRARGMEAKVEGRMKHLYSVYTKMLTQNKTIDEIFDLMGLRIILNTEEECYVTLGLVHAVWPPIPGRLKDYIALPKPNFYQSLHTTVIGPKGLPLEVQIRTWYMHQVAEYGVAAHWAYKEGVTPKSTLERINWLEQVFAFEDEKVKSTDEITEAVMDTLKEEILVFTPKGDVVSLPKGATVLDFAYRIHTEIGHHAVGARVNGAWVPLDKQLEMGDRVEIITSKNRSGPSIEWLKIVKTAHAADKINSWFRKRDRQEIIEDSRKLLEESLKRYDLTYQEFIDTLKSKNMNVESTLINILKNQSSLDLVLRNLGLIAPELAKDEESKTVATKEQTSVSSVTGIPYRLAKCCSPLPPEDIVGVVESGHGIVVHAADCKNVSDASKTISLSWDQLHGAKNKDGYPVDIKITARDRLGLLADIGSVFAVAGLNIDKITVQRRQRIEQIKILVEVKLKNKDDFQVILNKLSEMPEIIEVVKGKQ, from the coding sequence ATTGACAGTCTGAAAAAGCTGAAAGACGAGCTTGTCACAAAGGTTTCTTCTTACATAGGTGATCCAGAAAAGATTGAAAGAGCTATTGAGTTTGCTGGCGTAGCTCATAGTGGTCAAAAACGACGCTCTGGTGAGGACTACATGGTTCATCCCCTCAGAGTCGCACTGATTTTAGCTGAGTTGTATGCTGACCAAGAATCTATAATTGCTGGAATTCTACATGATGTGGTGGAGGATACGCCTGTAACGCTAAGGGATGTTGAAGAAAACTTTGGTACAGAGGTAGCGCTTCTTGTAGACGGTTTGACAAAACTAAGAAAGTTACCAAAAGGTACGGGCTGGGAAGGTGCTCAAAAGGAGAATCTGCGCAAGCTTTTCTTAAGTGCAGCTCAAGATCCTCGTGTGGTCATAGTAAAACTGGCAGATCGGCTCCATAATATGCGCACCATACAATATCTACCTGCTGATAAGCAAAAGAGGGTGGCCAAAGAAACACTGGACATCTATGCTCCTTTAGCTCACCGTTTGGGTGTTTACAGGATTAGATGGGAATTAGAAGATCTTGCTTTCAAGACACTTTATCCAGAACAATACGAGTATATCTCGACTTTGGTAAATCAAAAGCTAAGAGGTCAGAGAGAAGTTATTGAAGAGGCGAGAACTAAAGTTGAAGACATGTTAAGAGCGCGTGGCATGGAAGCTAAAGTTGAAGGGCGAATGAAGCACCTGTATTCTGTTTACACCAAGATGCTTACTCAAAACAAAACCATTGACGAAATATTCGATCTAATGGGACTAAGGATAATCCTAAATACTGAAGAGGAATGCTACGTTACTCTGGGATTAGTTCATGCTGTGTGGCCACCTATCCCTGGAAGGTTAAAAGATTATATTGCTTTACCGAAACCAAACTTTTATCAGAGTTTACATACTACCGTCATCGGTCCTAAAGGGTTACCACTAGAAGTTCAGATCAGAACATGGTACATGCACCAAGTCGCTGAATACGGTGTTGCTGCACACTGGGCCTATAAAGAGGGCGTCACTCCTAAATCCACTTTGGAGAGGATAAATTGGCTGGAGCAGGTCTTCGCTTTTGAAGATGAGAAGGTGAAGAGTACTGACGAAATAACTGAGGCGGTGATGGACACCCTTAAAGAAGAAATACTGGTCTTCACCCCAAAAGGGGACGTAGTTTCACTACCCAAGGGTGCTACTGTTCTTGACTTTGCCTACCGCATACATACGGAGATTGGACATCACGCTGTGGGAGCAAGGGTAAATGGTGCATGGGTTCCACTAGATAAACAGCTTGAAATGGGCGATCGTGTAGAAATAATAACGAGCAAGAATCGTTCTGGCCCTAGCATAGAGTGGCTTAAAATAGTTAAGACTGCTCACGCTGCAGATAAAATAAATAGCTGGTTCCGTAAGAGAGATAGACAAGAGATCATTGAAGATTCAAGAAAGCTGCTGGAAGAATCTCTAAAAAGGTACGATCTCACATACCAAGAATTCATCGACACACTAAAATCCAAGAACATGAATGTGGAATCAACGTTAATCAATATCTTAAAGAACCAGTCCTCGCTGGATTTAGTCCTTAGAAATTTGGGACTTATTGCGCCCGAATTAGCTAAAGACGAGGAAAGCAAAACAGTAGCCACAAAAGAGCAAACATCCGTTAGCAGTGTGACTGGTATTCCATACCGCCTTGCAAAGTGCTGTAGCCCACTTCCTCCAGAGGACATTGTTGGCGTTGTAGAGAGTGGCCACGGCATAGTGGTCCATGCCGCTGACTGCAAGAATGTAAGTGATGCTAGCAAGACTATTTCACTTAGTTGGGATCAGCTGCATGGAGCCAAGAATAAGGATGGCTATCCTGTGGACATCAAAATCACTGCTAGGGATCGTTTAGGGCTTTTGGCTGACATCGGTTCTGTTTTCGCCGTGGCTGGTCTGAACATAGACAAGATCACTGTTCAAAGGAGACAACGGATTGAACAGATCAAGATCTTGGTTGAAGTAAAACTGAAGAACAAAGACGATTTTCAGGTCATACTTAACAAACTGTCTGAAATGCCAGAGATCATTGAGGTGGTGAAGGGTAAACAATGA
- a CDS encoding adenine phosphoribosyltransferase translates to MRVDDLRQYIRDIPNFPTEGVIFRDITPLLKNPDAFATTVDLMAEAVSSLNVTAVAAVEARGFIWGGTLAYRLGVGFIPIRKPGKLPFEVVEKEFELEYGKDVLQIHKDAAGPGDSILIVDDVLATGGTAQAAADLVNTLGADVAGFCFLLRLGTMDGYERLSKLGKKVFYLLTV, encoded by the coding sequence GTGCGTGTAGATGATTTGAGACAATATATAAGGGATATACCTAATTTCCCCACCGAGGGAGTCATCTTCAGAGATATAACACCTTTGCTGAAGAATCCTGATGCATTTGCCACAACGGTTGACCTGATGGCAGAAGCAGTGAGCTCACTGAACGTCACTGCTGTAGCCGCTGTGGAAGCTCGTGGGTTCATATGGGGTGGTACTTTAGCTTACCGTCTGGGTGTGGGTTTCATTCCCATTAGAAAGCCTGGTAAATTGCCTTTTGAGGTAGTGGAGAAAGAATTTGAACTCGAATATGGCAAAGATGTTCTTCAAATACACAAGGATGCTGCAGGCCCAGGAGATTCTATTCTCATAGTAGATGATGTGTTGGCAACAGGTGGCACGGCCCAGGCCGCAGCTGACCTCGTAAACACATTGGGGGCGGACGTAGCTGGATTTTGCTTCCTCTTACGTCTCGGAACCATGGATGGTTACGAACGACTAAGTAAACTAGGCAAGAAGGTGTTTTATCTATTGACAGTCTGA
- the secF gene encoding protein translocase subunit SecF, producing the protein MKNVWFGFPLFSKLPVEVVKNRKKFYTASIVVILVGFLFMGINYARYHEPLNLGVDFSGGVVFTVTLPENKDASELTRIALEAGIHDPIVRKSGANEYELRAKIDEAALPTVRESLQASASVTDENFVGPSVASSLIKNAVLSLTVALLALLVYISVRFRFKYGLAAVLALLHDVLVTISIFAIFFIPINSPFVAVLLILVGYSLQDSIVVLDRVRENRKLNSKASTAEVVESAIHSVFRRSLNTSITTLIAALCLMIFAYRFLPDFTTGLTVGLITGTYSSIFIAASLLVDWGE; encoded by the coding sequence ATGAAAAACGTTTGGTTTGGTTTCCCTTTGTTTTCTAAGCTTCCTGTGGAAGTTGTTAAGAATAGAAAGAAGTTTTACACTGCGTCCATTGTTGTTATACTTGTTGGCTTCCTGTTTATGGGTATAAATTACGCTAGGTATCACGAACCGTTAAATCTGGGTGTTGACTTCAGCGGTGGTGTAGTGTTTACCGTTACTCTCCCTGAGAACAAGGATGCTTCGGAGTTAACCAGAATAGCTTTAGAGGCAGGCATCCACGATCCCATAGTAAGAAAGTCCGGTGCAAACGAATATGAACTTAGGGCAAAAATAGATGAGGCCGCACTTCCCACTGTTAGAGAATCATTACAGGCTAGTGCTAGTGTAACTGATGAGAATTTCGTTGGCCCCTCTGTAGCTAGTTCACTTATAAAGAATGCTGTTTTGAGCTTGACTGTGGCGCTCTTAGCACTACTGGTTTACATCTCTGTCAGGTTCAGATTCAAATATGGTCTAGCAGCCGTGCTGGCATTGTTGCATGACGTTTTGGTCACCATAAGTATCTTTGCCATTTTCTTCATACCAATAAACAGTCCGTTTGTGGCTGTGCTTCTCATATTGGTAGGTTATTCATTGCAGGACAGCATAGTAGTACTAGATAGGGTTCGTGAAAATAGAAAGCTTAACAGCAAGGCTTCCACAGCAGAAGTCGTTGAGTCGGCTATACACTCTGTGTTTAGGCGGTCATTGAATACATCCATTACCACTCTCATAGCTGCTTTATGCTTAATGATTTTTGCGTATCGATTCCTGCCTGACTTTACTACTGGTTTAACAGTCGGACTAATAACAGGAACGTATTCAAGTATTTTCATAGCGGCATCTTTACTGGTCGATTGGGGTGAGTAG
- a CDS encoding preprotein translocase subunit SecD, whose translation MSKEWKIGIAAALVVVSLLFLILALPVNLPGIGYDMQKVVRDQWGIKFRFGLDIKGGVQITLEAVPYENQTLTQDDVNQLKTVLENRINTLGLGEIKIYDDPGDWKRVVVEIPADVLSEKEMDAQGVVDFLGKPAKLEFVDPEGNVVITGADLKSAYVTTDQAGLPAVGLEFTSQGAKKFYDATSKWVGQTIEIRLDGQVISSPTVQEAISGGKASITGSFTIAEARQLAALLQGGALPTQIKVSALRNVGPSVGSQALEGMELAGIAAAIAIIFYMIINYGALGGMSILSLLSFVILDAAIYIGMFKAVLSLSGIGGFILTLGMAIDSNIILYERFMEELNKGKTPRRAVEDAFRHAFVTVIDSNVSVIVVSLILFYLGAPTLRGFAITLGLGGVLNIVLPWLLLDPLLESFVSSRSEKAEVQA comes from the coding sequence ATGAGCAAAGAGTGGAAAATTGGTATTGCTGCGGCTCTTGTAGTGGTGAGCCTGTTGTTTTTGATTTTGGCGTTGCCGGTGAATTTGCCGGGTATTGGCTATGATATGCAAAAGGTCGTTCGCGATCAGTGGGGTATAAAATTCCGCTTTGGCTTGGATATAAAAGGCGGAGTTCAGATCACTCTAGAAGCAGTGCCTTACGAGAACCAAACGCTTACGCAAGATGATGTTAATCAGCTGAAAACGGTTTTAGAAAACAGAATTAATACACTTGGATTGGGAGAAATAAAGATTTATGATGATCCGGGTGATTGGAAACGAGTAGTGGTGGAGATTCCTGCAGATGTTCTTAGCGAAAAAGAAATGGATGCACAAGGAGTGGTAGATTTTTTGGGTAAACCAGCTAAACTAGAATTCGTCGATCCGGAGGGCAACGTGGTAATTACTGGGGCCGATTTAAAAAGTGCATATGTGACTACGGACCAGGCTGGTCTACCTGCCGTGGGGCTTGAATTTACCTCGCAAGGCGCTAAGAAGTTCTATGATGCTACTTCCAAGTGGGTGGGTCAAACAATCGAGATAAGGTTGGATGGTCAGGTGATCTCCTCTCCTACTGTTCAGGAAGCTATTTCCGGTGGCAAAGCTTCCATAACCGGTAGTTTCACCATAGCTGAAGCTCGCCAATTGGCGGCTCTCTTACAAGGTGGTGCTTTACCTACTCAGATTAAAGTGAGCGCACTAAGGAATGTAGGACCTTCTGTGGGCTCACAGGCGTTGGAAGGTATGGAACTCGCAGGTATTGCTGCAGCCATAGCCATAATCTTCTACATGATAATAAACTACGGTGCGCTAGGAGGAATGTCAATTCTGAGCTTACTCAGCTTTGTTATCTTGGATGCAGCTATATATATTGGTATGTTTAAGGCTGTCTTGTCACTTTCAGGAATCGGTGGTTTCATTTTGACCTTGGGTATGGCAATCGACAGTAACATCATTTTGTATGAACGATTTATGGAAGAGTTAAACAAGGGGAAGACACCGCGTAGAGCTGTTGAAGATGCCTTTAGGCATGCTTTTGTAACAGTAATTGACTCAAACGTATCCGTAATAGTAGTATCCCTTATTCTTTTCTACCTTGGCGCCCCCACTCTGAGAGGTTTTGCAATAACACTTGGGTTGGGTGGAGTGCTGAACATTGTTCTACCTTGGCTCCTACTGGATCCCCTGTTAGAATCCTTTGTTTCGTCTAGGTCTGAGAAAGCGGAGGTGCAAGCATGA
- the tgt gene encoding tRNA guanosine(34) transglycosylase Tgt — MFEIFKETDKGRTGQLSLNHGIVTTPVYMPVATRGAIRVAPLNELKQLGYSLILNNTYHLVLRPGLEVLEKIGGTHRFMGWDKNVLTDSGGFQIYSLKHSMKIRNNGLEFRSPIDGTKFFFTPEFVARAQNIIGSDIAMQLDVCLGYPASESEAKKAMDVTLRWGERFLSVEPLQGQKRFGIVQGGFSKRLRRESAALTASLPFDGFAIGGLSVGEPEELMYELTYEVLDALPKQAPKYMMGVGDPVQIVELASMGIDMFDCVQPTRHARHGWVYSWQDGPQVIVRGKYKFDFRPLEYQPQYTYGYLHHLFKAGEPLGLFVATVENLSYMADLTRKLRAAIEGGSVDSLKEEIRYQWRKRIIGE, encoded by the coding sequence ATGTTTGAGATATTCAAGGAAACAGATAAGGGACGAACTGGGCAACTTTCTTTAAATCATGGTATTGTAACAACGCCAGTCTACATGCCAGTTGCTACCAGAGGGGCCATAAGGGTTGCACCCCTTAATGAACTTAAGCAGTTAGGGTACAGTTTGATTCTTAACAATACTTATCACTTAGTCCTTAGACCAGGGCTTGAAGTTTTGGAGAAGATCGGCGGGACCCATCGCTTTATGGGCTGGGATAAAAACGTGTTAACTGATAGCGGAGGTTTTCAGATCTATTCACTCAAGCATTCCATGAAGATTAGGAACAATGGCTTGGAATTCAGATCTCCCATAGATGGAACAAAATTCTTCTTTACTCCCGAATTCGTTGCTCGAGCTCAGAACATTATAGGCAGCGATATTGCCATGCAGCTAGATGTGTGCTTGGGTTATCCTGCTAGTGAAAGTGAAGCTAAAAAAGCGATGGATGTGACACTTAGGTGGGGAGAAAGATTCTTGTCTGTGGAGCCGCTACAAGGTCAAAAACGGTTTGGCATCGTTCAGGGTGGCTTCAGCAAACGTCTTCGACGTGAAAGCGCAGCACTGACTGCTTCTCTTCCTTTTGATGGATTCGCCATTGGTGGACTGTCTGTGGGCGAACCAGAAGAACTCATGTATGAGCTAACTTACGAGGTGCTGGATGCGTTACCTAAACAGGCACCTAAATACATGATGGGAGTAGGCGACCCTGTGCAAATTGTTGAACTCGCTAGTATGGGTATAGACATGTTTGACTGTGTTCAGCCAACAAGACATGCAAGGCATGGCTGGGTTTACTCTTGGCAAGATGGACCTCAGGTCATTGTTCGAGGAAAATACAAGTTTGATTTTAGACCCTTAGAGTATCAGCCGCAATACACCTACGGTTATCTGCATCACCTTTTTAAGGCTGGGGAACCGCTAGGGCTTTTCGTTGCCACAGTGGAAAACCTTTCCTACATGGCTGATTTAACGCGGAAATTACGAGCAGCTATTGAAGGTGGCTCCGTTGATAGCTTGAAAGAGGAAATCCGTTACCAATGGAGAAAACGTATAATAGGTGAGTAA
- the queA gene encoding tRNA preQ1(34) S-adenosylmethionine ribosyltransferase-isomerase QueA produces MKRLSALEELLNYELPKHLIAQKLSDPRDACRLLVVHRDTGTLEDKRFYQIKDYVKPGDVLVLNNTKVLKARIKGRRKTGGAVEILLVRPLRDNVWECLLKPLRKIKIGEVLLLNGGAEVKLLERTERTAIIELGMSAQELDSYLDDWGEVPTPPYIRRKVPAEEYQTVFASKPGAVAAPTAGLHFTENLLQDLKNMGVKISYVTLHVALGTFESLASDWQEKSELHQETFFVSAETTKTVNEAKESGHSVFAVGTTVVRSLESAACDDGKLNSVFSDTSLFIKPGYSWKVVDKLVTNFHLPQTSLLLLVSSFATPDLILKAYRHAIEEEYKFYSLGDAMLIL; encoded by the coding sequence GTGAAACGTTTGTCAGCTTTGGAGGAACTACTCAATTACGAACTGCCAAAACACCTTATTGCTCAGAAGTTAAGTGACCCCAGAGATGCTTGTAGGCTACTAGTGGTTCATCGTGATACTGGTACTTTGGAGGACAAGCGCTTTTATCAGATCAAGGATTACGTTAAGCCTGGTGATGTACTAGTGCTTAATAACACAAAGGTACTAAAAGCACGAATAAAGGGACGCAGAAAAACTGGTGGCGCAGTGGAAATTCTGCTTGTTCGACCATTAAGAGATAATGTATGGGAGTGCCTCCTTAAACCGCTTAGAAAAATCAAAATTGGCGAGGTGCTCTTGTTAAACGGCGGAGCAGAAGTCAAGCTCTTGGAACGTACAGAGAGAACAGCGATCATTGAACTGGGGATGTCTGCTCAAGAGCTTGATAGTTATCTGGACGATTGGGGAGAGGTACCGACTCCTCCTTATATAAGAAGAAAAGTGCCAGCCGAAGAATATCAAACAGTGTTTGCCTCGAAACCTGGTGCTGTGGCAGCTCCTACTGCAGGTCTGCATTTCACTGAAAATCTGCTGCAAGATCTGAAGAACATGGGAGTAAAAATCTCTTACGTAACTTTACATGTGGCGCTCGGTACCTTTGAATCACTAGCATCGGATTGGCAAGAGAAGAGTGAACTTCATCAAGAGACGTTCTTCGTCTCCGCTGAAACGACCAAAACTGTCAATGAAGCGAAGGAATCCGGGCACAGCGTTTTTGCAGTGGGAACAACGGTGGTTAGAAGCTTGGAATCAGCAGCATGTGATGACGGGAAACTAAATTCGGTGTTTTCGGATACATCATTGTTTATTAAGCCTGGTTACAGCTGGAAGGTCGTTGACAAGCTTGTGACGAATTTTCACCTTCCCCAGACCAGTTTGCTCCTGTTGGTATCCTCTTTTGCAACACCGGATCTTATTTTAAAGGCATACAGGCACGCCATTGAGGAAGAGTACAAGTTTTACAGCTTAGGCGATGCCATGCTCATACTTTGA
- a CDS encoding epoxyqueuosine reductase QueH yields the protein MDTMLGSFFNPNIEPPSEWINRAQSFLNVCELLSVSGEVIPELPKKELHELLFSRRCAFCYDLRLTEAANSAKQRGFDMFTTTLLSSPTQNQDLLRGILSAIESKLSIQVYYFEVTHEEYMNKMRELKDMGIYVQNYCGCYGSLLEREVQRFEQLWR from the coding sequence GTGGACACAATGTTGGGAAGTTTCTTTAACCCCAATATTGAGCCACCTAGCGAGTGGATAAATAGAGCCCAGTCTTTCTTGAATGTGTGTGAGCTTTTGTCTGTAAGTGGAGAAGTTATTCCGGAGTTACCAAAGAAGGAGCTTCATGAACTGCTTTTCAGTAGAAGATGTGCTTTCTGTTATGACTTGAGGCTAACTGAAGCCGCAAACAGCGCAAAGCAAAGAGGTTTTGACATGTTTACCACTACATTGCTAAGTTCTCCTACTCAAAACCAAGACTTACTGCGCGGGATATTAAGTGCCATTGAAAGCAAGCTTTCCATACAGGTGTATTATTTTGAGGTGACCCATGAAGAGTATATGAATAAGATGAGAGAGCTGAAGGATATGGGCATCTATGTTCAAAATTACTGTGGTTGTTACGGCTCGCTTTTAGAGCGAGAAGTGCAAAGGTTTGAGCAGCTGTGGAGGTGA